Proteins co-encoded in one Dendropsophus ebraccatus isolate aDenEbr1 chromosome 9, aDenEbr1.pat, whole genome shotgun sequence genomic window:
- the RPUSD4 gene encoding pseudouridylate synthase RPUSD4, mitochondrial isoform X1: MAAPGAVRGARRLAERIRAEQQAAGRREAPPLHAVLRDLRSKVLRPDSDLVVINKPPGLSTHGGPSVRHSVTALLPALSQMLFGKEAEPLRVCHRLDKDTSGALLLARSPEAAERVQRLMRERKIHRVYWAVCLGFPAPPEGIVDIPVMERETSGPQRHYKMSLCPRFRVSPDGSVLRSRVSSSAHEAVTQYRTLGTSSGASLLELQPLTGVKHQLRTHLALALNCPVLGDHKYSHWGRLAPQKLPPALLRALALTAPQTRSLLLHLHAAQITLPSCHGGDPILLRCPPPKHFMRTLRKLQLRLPLNDQATDTRG; this comes from the exons GCTCCGCCCCTTCATGCTGTTCTCCGTGATCTGCGCAGTAAGGTGCTCCGCCCGGATTCGGATCTTGTTGTGATTAATAAGCCCCCCGGCCTCTCCACTCACG GTGGCCCCTCTGTGCGCCATAGTGTCACTGCGCTGCTCCCCGCACTGTCACAAATGCTGTTTGGCAAAGAGGCGGAGCCTCTGCGGGTGTGTCACCGCCTGGACAAGGACACCAGCGGAGCGTTACTGCTGGCGCGGAGTCCGGAGGCTGCTGAGCGTGTCCAGAGACTAATGAGGGAGCGCAAGATCCACAGAGTGTACTG gGCCGTCTGTCTGGGGTTTCCCGCCCCCCCAGAGGGGATTGTGGATATTCCTGTCATGGAGAGAGAGACTTCTGGACCCCAGAGACATTATAAG ATGTCTTTGTGCCCGCGGTTTCGGGTCTCTCCAGATGGCTCggtgctgcggtcccgggtgagCAGTTCGGCCCATGAGGCGGTCACACAGTACAGGACCCTGGGGACGTCATCCGGCGCATCCTTACTGGAGCTGCAGCCACTTACAG GAGTGAAGCACCAGTTACGTACCCACCTCGCTCTGGCGTTGAACTGTCCGGTTCTCGGAGACCACAAGTACTCGCACTGGGGCCGGCTGGCTCCGCAG AAGCTGCCGCCAGCTCTTCTCCGCGCTCTGGCCCTGACCGCCCCTCAGAcgcgctccctcctcctccatcttcacGCTGCCCAGATCACCCTGCCGTCCTGCCATGGGGGGGACCCTATATTGCTGCGCTGCCCTCCCCCCAAACACTTCATGAGGACCCTCCGTAAGCTGCAGCTGCGGCTCCCCCTCAATGACCAGGCCACAGACACCAGAGGATGA
- the RPUSD4 gene encoding pseudouridylate synthase RPUSD4, mitochondrial isoform X2: MEAPPLHAVLRDLRSKVLRPDSDLVVINKPPGLSTHGGPSVRHSVTALLPALSQMLFGKEAEPLRVCHRLDKDTSGALLLARSPEAAERVQRLMRERKIHRVYWAVCLGFPAPPEGIVDIPVMERETSGPQRHYKMSLCPRFRVSPDGSVLRSRVSSSAHEAVTQYRTLGTSSGASLLELQPLTGVKHQLRTHLALALNCPVLGDHKYSHWGRLAPQKLPPALLRALALTAPQTRSLLLHLHAAQITLPSCHGGDPILLRCPPPKHFMRTLRKLQLRLPLNDQATDTRG; the protein is encoded by the exons GCTCCGCCCCTTCATGCTGTTCTCCGTGATCTGCGCAGTAAGGTGCTCCGCCCGGATTCGGATCTTGTTGTGATTAATAAGCCCCCCGGCCTCTCCACTCACG GTGGCCCCTCTGTGCGCCATAGTGTCACTGCGCTGCTCCCCGCACTGTCACAAATGCTGTTTGGCAAAGAGGCGGAGCCTCTGCGGGTGTGTCACCGCCTGGACAAGGACACCAGCGGAGCGTTACTGCTGGCGCGGAGTCCGGAGGCTGCTGAGCGTGTCCAGAGACTAATGAGGGAGCGCAAGATCCACAGAGTGTACTG gGCCGTCTGTCTGGGGTTTCCCGCCCCCCCAGAGGGGATTGTGGATATTCCTGTCATGGAGAGAGAGACTTCTGGACCCCAGAGACATTATAAG ATGTCTTTGTGCCCGCGGTTTCGGGTCTCTCCAGATGGCTCggtgctgcggtcccgggtgagCAGTTCGGCCCATGAGGCGGTCACACAGTACAGGACCCTGGGGACGTCATCCGGCGCATCCTTACTGGAGCTGCAGCCACTTACAG GAGTGAAGCACCAGTTACGTACCCACCTCGCTCTGGCGTTGAACTGTCCGGTTCTCGGAGACCACAAGTACTCGCACTGGGGCCGGCTGGCTCCGCAG AAGCTGCCGCCAGCTCTTCTCCGCGCTCTGGCCCTGACCGCCCCTCAGAcgcgctccctcctcctccatcttcacGCTGCCCAGATCACCCTGCCGTCCTGCCATGGGGGGGACCCTATATTGCTGCGCTGCCCTCCCCCCAAACACTTCATGAGGACCCTCCGTAAGCTGCAGCTGCGGCTCCCCCTCAATGACCAGGCCACAGACACCAGAGGATGA